One genomic segment of Ferrimonas sp. YFM includes these proteins:
- a CDS encoding curli production assembly/transport protein CsgE has translation MRRRTLILGLLLWLLPAPALTAEIELDGLLIDRTVTRFGRDFLYYYAGYWRDLPGTQGFTVTVHETVYPQAGTKLWITVNQEQVYITYFGRRYNNIKERADDAMRTTIDHVARVKANIILGQKDEPW, from the coding sequence ATGCGCAGAAGAACTCTGATTCTCGGCCTGTTGTTGTGGTTGCTGCCCGCACCGGCGTTGACTGCTGAGATTGAGCTGGACGGACTGTTGATAGACCGTACCGTCACCCGCTTTGGCCGGGACTTTCTCTACTACTACGCTGGTTATTGGCGTGATCTGCCCGGCACCCAGGGGTTCACCGTGACCGTCCATGAAACGGTCTACCCTCAGGCGGGCACCAAGCTGTGGATCACCGTCAACCAGGAGCAGGTGTACATCACCTACTTCGGTCGTCGCTACAACAACATCAAAGAGCGGGCCGACGACGCCATGCGCACCACCATAGATCATGTGGCGCGGGTCAAGGCCAACATCATTTTGGGACAGAAGGATGAGCCCTGGTAG
- a CDS encoding alkaline phosphatase family protein, with translation MKPALIASLMLSASVAANPVSQIPGLGGAYHATKVLKEEILSAGTLAVTASRDAALFTIGGTTLDAYILTLPLDGATKSRVIKRLANPMYAIQLGHFLYMFKERYGDYDGEDQFKQHLLKHYSHHQLTGYQHSLFTLEAPASDGHEADSKSLIDDQFIATLVSLYDALFNNDEWVLGRHLPDHYRYLGETEKDKALIARIQPLVIGLLEPVEAGMEPGEFKNAVREIIADNAPEQAGKVNNKAEAITITLIDFVRYNVLKSYRQFVWEESRAEAQANWMIRQLDEDPKALVDYLSSRDQRRFAVQVTVDGLQQGLMAALVAPKGSPFLSQALAMHNNKDNLNPKGEKSAQPEHQQQITYLTQLVETPQQDEHYLPFFKTLYAQPQGIVQHGVSTTPTISVRNLPIIKTGADVAGSGGTGIPNFHFVDRGQDRAYYFYGNDALQLERLFEQRGAKTMFDRLDHLKTMSCNAQYDWNSQVGYDALVNLGLGEVVRDFGERRCAGELARRAKVHPRLQSARTELLSLIADYQATSWLLPLSKASQKRHLEQKIEQLAQLSEQGMPDYLLIYNPWPDHFAHFKGPFSDEIIAPTGELNRLDYWLSEYDGYYQQAGINQRTLWGMAGDHGLTPIYWAVNPQEQALEPLQQELGYPLTIRKISSDEGEGPKITNAHHFPSNHGLDLVIASTAGGNFMLDLFNSHSGWQTQPLYRELTQWQPNQAPDGSKVDLIEELTTRLASSLDYLAVRETPCTTEMCTLRLVAHRDGQRRDELIQRHGDRLHYRSADATTTPVLLQLTESNPWEAPLDRAHQQEKARLLTACLDAPVADPKQWCTSGQWRQLTRLTPRPDSVNQLAHLYDEDRAGTINLFPAEGVGYNTLVPGRHAGEHYLEKDAFLGFWGTPVKANTQVPTAINGSLAPTLYEYLTGEGVTPGEDGWGFPSLWPELKER, from the coding sequence ATGAAGCCGGCGCTTATCGCGTCCCTGATGCTCAGTGCATCTGTGGCCGCCAACCCAGTCAGTCAGATCCCCGGCCTGGGCGGGGCCTATCACGCCACCAAGGTGCTGAAAGAGGAGATCCTGAGCGCCGGCACCCTGGCGGTGACCGCCTCCCGGGACGCCGCCCTGTTTACCATCGGCGGCACTACATTGGATGCCTACATCCTGACCCTGCCACTGGACGGGGCCACCAAAAGCCGGGTAATCAAGCGACTAGCCAATCCCATGTACGCCATCCAGTTGGGCCACTTCCTCTACATGTTTAAGGAGCGCTACGGCGACTACGACGGCGAGGACCAGTTCAAACAGCACCTGCTGAAGCACTATTCACACCACCAGCTGACTGGCTACCAGCACTCCCTGTTCACTCTGGAGGCCCCTGCTTCTGATGGCCATGAAGCCGACTCCAAATCTCTTATCGACGATCAGTTCATCGCCACCCTGGTGTCTCTGTACGATGCCCTGTTCAACAACGATGAGTGGGTACTGGGGCGTCACCTGCCGGACCACTACCGCTACCTGGGCGAAACAGAGAAAGACAAGGCCCTGATTGCCCGCATTCAGCCTCTGGTGATTGGCCTGTTGGAACCTGTGGAAGCGGGCATGGAGCCCGGGGAGTTCAAGAACGCCGTCAGGGAGATCATCGCCGATAATGCGCCGGAGCAGGCGGGTAAGGTGAATAACAAGGCGGAAGCGATCACCATCACCCTGATCGACTTCGTTCGCTACAACGTGCTGAAGAGCTATCGCCAGTTTGTCTGGGAGGAGAGCCGGGCCGAGGCGCAGGCCAACTGGATGATCCGCCAGCTGGATGAGGACCCCAAGGCCCTGGTGGATTACCTCAGTAGCCGGGACCAGCGCCGCTTTGCGGTACAGGTGACCGTGGATGGCTTACAGCAGGGACTGATGGCCGCCCTGGTCGCCCCGAAGGGCAGCCCCTTCCTAAGCCAGGCCCTGGCAATGCACAACAACAAGGACAATCTGAATCCCAAAGGGGAAAAAAGCGCCCAACCTGAGCATCAGCAGCAGATCACCTACCTGACCCAGCTGGTGGAAACGCCACAGCAGGATGAACACTACCTGCCCTTTTTCAAGACCCTCTACGCCCAGCCTCAGGGGATAGTCCAGCACGGGGTGTCCACCACGCCCACCATCAGTGTGCGCAACCTGCCCATTATCAAAACCGGCGCCGATGTCGCCGGCAGTGGCGGTACCGGCATCCCCAATTTTCACTTTGTGGACAGGGGCCAGGACCGCGCCTACTACTTTTACGGCAACGACGCCCTGCAGCTGGAGCGCCTGTTCGAACAGCGCGGCGCCAAGACCATGTTTGACCGTCTTGATCATCTGAAAACCATGAGCTGCAACGCTCAGTACGACTGGAACAGCCAGGTGGGTTATGACGCCCTGGTCAATCTGGGCCTGGGTGAAGTGGTGCGGGACTTTGGCGAGCGCCGCTGTGCCGGAGAGCTGGCCCGACGGGCCAAGGTGCATCCCAGGTTGCAGTCGGCCCGAACCGAGCTGCTGAGTCTGATTGCCGACTATCAGGCCACCAGTTGGCTGCTGCCCCTGAGCAAGGCCTCGCAGAAGCGTCACCTGGAGCAGAAGATTGAGCAGTTGGCGCAGCTATCCGAACAGGGGATGCCGGACTACCTGCTGATCTACAACCCCTGGCCGGATCATTTCGCCCACTTCAAGGGGCCCTTCAGTGACGAGATCATCGCCCCCACCGGCGAGCTGAACCGCCTGGACTACTGGCTGAGCGAGTACGACGGTTACTACCAACAGGCCGGCATCAATCAACGCACCCTGTGGGGCATGGCGGGGGATCACGGCCTGACGCCCATCTATTGGGCGGTCAATCCCCAGGAACAGGCCCTTGAACCGCTGCAGCAAGAGCTGGGCTACCCCCTGACCATCCGAAAAATCTCCTCGGATGAGGGGGAGGGCCCCAAGATCACCAATGCCCATCATTTCCCCAGCAATCATGGCCTGGATCTGGTGATCGCCTCCACCGCCGGCGGCAACTTTATGCTGGACCTGTTCAACTCCCACAGCGGCTGGCAGACCCAGCCCCTGTATCGGGAGCTGACTCAGTGGCAACCCAATCAGGCGCCGGATGGCAGCAAGGTGGACCTTATTGAGGAGCTGACCACCCGGCTGGCTTCCAGCCTGGACTACCTGGCGGTGAGGGAGACCCCCTGCACCACCGAGATGTGCACCCTGAGGCTGGTGGCCCACAGAGACGGACAGCGCCGGGACGAGCTGATTCAACGTCATGGCGACAGGCTGCATTATCGCAGTGCCGACGCCACAACCACGCCGGTACTGCTGCAATTGACGGAGTCCAATCCCTGGGAAGCCCCGCTGGATCGGGCGCACCAACAGGAGAAAGCGCGGCTGTTGACCGCCTGTCTGGATGCCCCAGTGGCCGACCCCAAACAGTGGTGTACCAGCGGTCAGTGGCGGCAGCTGACCCGGCTGACCCCAAGACCAGATTCGGTCAATCAGCTGGCCCACCTCTACGATGAGGACAGGGCCGGCACCATCAACCTGTTCCCCGCCGAAGGGGTGGGCTACAACACCCTGGTGCCCGGGCGCCATGCGGGCGAGCACTACCTGGAGAAGGACGCCTTCCTCGGGTTCTGGGGCACGCCGGTGAAGGCGAACACCCAGGTGCCCACTGCCATCAACGGTTCGCTGGCGCCGACCCTGTATGAGTACCTGACCGGAGAGGGAGTTACGCCGGGAGAGGATGGCTGGGGCTTCCCCTCACTGTGGCCTGAACTCAAGGAGCGCTGA
- a CDS encoding aspartyl/asparaginyl beta-hydroxylase domain-containing protein: MTQVVNALKLGEFDAGPIQSELEGLTGSSLWWAHVNRSAYVGSWQALALTAPQEHSHSHPLLQLFSIEESDVWVELAVLDRLPATRALLASLPGERRSARLMALEPGAHILPHRDAGVCIEQGQARLQLCVALPRGLSFDVAGETLPMQQGEIWYINADAPHQVSHQGTERRLSLVVDMNVTPEFRRWVELSAP, from the coding sequence ATGACTCAGGTGGTGAACGCGCTGAAACTGGGCGAGTTTGACGCCGGGCCGATCCAATCTGAGCTGGAGGGCCTGACAGGCTCCTCCCTGTGGTGGGCTCACGTGAACCGTTCGGCCTATGTGGGAAGCTGGCAGGCCCTGGCTCTGACCGCCCCGCAGGAACACAGCCACAGCCACCCGTTGCTGCAGCTGTTCTCCATCGAGGAGAGTGACGTCTGGGTTGAGCTGGCGGTGTTAGACCGGTTGCCTGCCACCCGGGCGCTTCTGGCCTCCCTGCCTGGAGAGCGGCGCTCGGCCAGGTTGATGGCGCTGGAGCCCGGTGCCCATATTCTGCCCCACCGGGATGCCGGCGTATGCATCGAGCAGGGGCAGGCCAGGCTTCAGCTGTGCGTGGCGCTTCCCCGGGGCCTGAGTTTTGATGTGGCCGGCGAGACTCTGCCCATGCAACAGGGGGAGATCTGGTACATCAACGCCGATGCCCCCCATCAGGTGAGCCATCAAGGCACAGAACGGCGCCTGTCTCTGGTGGTGGATATGAATGTCACCCCTGAGTTCAGGCGCTGGGTTGAGCTCAGCGCTCCTTGA